GTTTCTGCCCATCTGCGCCGACAGCACCGGGCCTGCCGTCAGTGTCCCTGAATTGCGGAGAATTGCCAGTGCCCATCGCCCGCCTGATAGCAGACCCCGCCGCTCTTGAAAGCGGGCTGGACGGATTGACGCTCGCGCTGGGCGAGGCGGGGATGCCGGTCGCCCACGCCGCCATGCTCGAATTCAATGGCGAGGTCCTGCAGGTCGAGATGGCGTCCTGCGACCCGGGCGCATTCCGCAGGCTCGTCGATGAGCATCTTGGAGCGACCGACGGCCTTGTCGCCGACGAGTTCAGCGACCTGCCGCGCCTGTTCGTGAGCGACATGGATTCGACCATGATCGGCCAGGAATGCATTGACGAACTGGCCGATTTCGCCGGACTGAAGGAAAAGGTCGCGGCCATTACGGAACGCGCGATGCAGGGCGAGCTCGATTTCGAAAGCGCGCTGAAGGAACGGGTGGGCTTGCTCGCCGGGCTGGAGGAAACCGCCATCCGGCGATGCCTCGACGAACGAATAGAGCCCACGCCCGGTGCCCGGACGCTGGTCATGACGCTGCGGGCGAAGGGATGCCGCACCGTGCTGGTCACCGGCGGGTTCCACCACTTCGCGGACCCCGTCGCGGAAATGCTGGGATTCGAACGCGTGGTCGGGAACAGGCTGGGCGTGGAGGGCGGAAAACTGACCGGCGGCCTGGCGGGGCCCGTGGTGGACAGCAGCGTCAAGGAGGCAACGCTCCGGTCGGAAATGGCGCTGCTGGGAGACAACGCCATCGCGATGTCCGCCGGGGACGGCGCCAACGACATCCCGATGATAGAGGCGTCCGATTACGGCATGGCCTACCGCGCCAAGCCGAAGGCGCGCGATGCGGCCAATGGATGGATCGACCGGGGCGACCTGACCTCCGTCCTCGCCCTGCTCGACATACCGGTGGCCGACTGGGTCGGGGGGTAGGGTTCCCTTCGGCCGTGAAAACGGTATGTTGACACTCGTGTCAGTAGAGGACGTGCCATGACGTTTCAGCAGACCATCGAACCCGGCCACCGGCCCGGACCAGTCCCCGGGCTCGAATGCGCGCGCGACGGCACACTGCTGCGCGATCCGGCGCGCCCCGTCCCGAAATACAGCCTGCCGCGCGCGATGCATCATTTCCGCGAATTGCTGAAGGACAAGGAAGACACCTCGCACGTCTTCCGCATCTTCGAATCGCTGCCCTCGAAAAAGTTCATGCCCCGCGTGCGCAGCCTGACGCTGAGCGATCATGGCGAGCGCCTGCGGCGGGAAGAGCCCTCGCTGGTCCTCATCCTCGACGATCACGAGAGTTTGCGGCAATTGCCGAAAGGCAGCGTCGCGCAGGCCTATTGCGACTTCATGGAGCACGAGGGGCTGTCGGCGGCCGGATTGGCGGCAGAGGCGGAAAAACTGGGCAACCCTTCCTATGGCGACCTGACCGAATGGTTCGCCCTGCGATCCCGCGATACGCATGACCTGATGCACGTCCTGACTGGCTATGGCCGGGATGCGCTCGGCGAACAGTGCGTCCTGCTGTTCACCTATGGCCAGTCGCCGAGCCACGGCCACCTGCTGATCGGTTATGCCGGGGCCGTGAACATTCGCAAGACGGTGAACAGCCGGGCACCCGTGTTCAAGGCCTGCCGTCAGGCACAGCGGACCGGTCGTTCGTGCCCGCCGCTGGTAGAAATGCCGATCCGCGAATTGCTGGCGATGGATTTGCAGGATGCCCGCCAGCGGCTGAATATCCCGCAGCCGACATGGTATCAGGAATGCCACCGGATCTGGCGCGCGGAAGGCATCGATCCCTACGACCTGCTGGGCAAGCAAGCGATGGCAGCGCAGGCCGCCTGACCGGGTTCAGAGCCAGCTGGAAATCTGCTCCAGCGGTTTCTTTCGCACGGCATGGACCGGAACGGTCGCGCCCTCTGCCGGAAGGCCGGCGACGACGATCATCAGCGGCTTTTCATGCTCTGGCCGCCCGCACAACTCGCGCAGGAATCCCATGGGCGAGGGCGTGTGGGTCAGCGTTGCCAGACCCGCTTCGTGCAGCGTCGCAATCAGCATTCCGCAGGCGATCCCGACGCTTTCATTGACGTAGTAATTTTGCGTCTGGCCGTCTTCCTCGATACCGCCCTTGCGCTGCGCGAACACGGCGATGAGGTAGGGCGCCGTCTCCAGGAAGGGCTTCTGAGCATCGGTCCCGATCGGGGCGAGGGCGCTGAGCCATTCCTCGCTCGCCTTGGGGTCGCCGCAGTTTTCGCCGTAGAAACGCCGTTCCTCCGCCTCGGCAGCTTCGCGGATGGCGCGCTTCTTCCCGGGCGAGGCGATGACGGTGAAATGCCAGGGTTGGTGGTTCGCGCCGTTGGGCGCGCTTCCGGCGGCGAGGATGGCCTGCTCGATGATGTCGCGCGGAACCGGGGCGTCGGAGAAATACCGGCAGCTGCGGCGGCTCGCCAGCTTTTCGCGCATCGCGCCAGCGCGCGCGATCCGCTCCTCGTCCGGCATGGCCGGAAGGGAGTAGGGCAGGCTGGCATGATCCTTCATCAGGCGCGCTCAGCGTTCGTCCTTGGGGATGACGAATTTCAGCGCCGACCAGTCGTCACCGATCTCGCAGCCCTTGGTGGCGACGAAGCCTGCTTTCTCGCCGGCCTCGCGCACCGACGTTTCGTCGACCTCGCATTCCTGCGGAGAGCCTTCGCGCGGCCAGCTGACCCAGACCTGCCCGTCGCCTGCGATCTCGCCGCGCAAATCCGCCAGCTTGCTGGTCAGCGAGACGGGGCACGTCACGAAGATATGCGCGGCGTCCACACCCTCGTCCGGGCTGGCGACGAAGGTCAGTTCCAGCGCATATTCGTCGATCTCGTCCTGCACGTCAGCGGGCATCCCGTCGAACCAGCAACGCTGCCCGTCGCGCAGGTTCAGCCTCTTGGCGAGCGGCGCTTCGGATGACGGGGCGGTCACGCAGTCAGGCTTCCATCCAGTCGCGGAAAAACGCTTCGTGCGCTTCCTTCAGGTCGGCAAGGCTCGCGCCCAGCACATTGTCGCCGCCGACGGTGCCGATGCGGCGGAAGCCGATCTGCGCCGTTTCGCTGTCCCGCGTACCCTTGGCTAGCGCTGCATTCAGGGCTTCGGTGTCCGGGACACAGACGACGTAGCGCGCCTGGTCTTCGCCGAACCACCACTGCGCAGGCGTGTAGTCGGGATTACCTTCGACCTCTGCGCCAAGCCCGCTGGCCAGCGCCATTTCGGCCAGGGCCACGGCCAGGCCGCCATCCGAGAGGTCGTGCACGGCGTTGACCAGCCCGTCGGCGATCAGTTCGCGCACGATCTCGCCAGCATTGCGTTCGATGACAAGGTCGGTCGGCGGCGTGCGCCCTTCGTCGCGGCCGTGGATTTCCTTCAGCCAGAGCGACTTGCCGAGATGCGAGCGCGTCGGGTCGGGCTTGGCCCAGAATTCCGGTCCGACGAGATACAGCGTGTCGCCTTCGTTCTTGAACCCCATGGTCATCATGTCGGCGTAATCGTCGATCAGGCCGACCCCTCCGATGGCCGGGGTGGGCAGGATGGCGGACCCGCCTCCGGTTGCCTTGCTCTCGTTGTAAAGCGACACGTTGCCGCTCACGATCGGGAAATCGAGCAGGCGGCAGGCATCGCCCATGCCCTCCAGCGCATGGACCAGCTGCGCCATGATTTCGGGGCGCTGGGGGTTCGCGAAGTTGAGGCAGTTGGTCACTGCCAGCGGCCGTGCGCCGACGGCGCACAGGTTGCGGAACGCCTCGGCAATCGCCTGCTTGCCCCCTTCATAGGGGTCGGCATGGACGTAGCGCGGCGTGCAGTCGGTGGTGATGGCCAAAGCCTTCTTCGTACCATGCACGCGGACCACGCCCGCATCGCCGCCGGTCTGCAGCGTGTCGGCGCCGACCTGGCTGTCATACTGGCGCGCGATCCACCCGCGCGAGGCGAGGGCAGGGCTGCCCATCAGCTTGAGGAGGTCGGCGGCGACATCCGTGCTTTCGGGCACGCCGTCCAGCGGCTTCACCCCGGCCCAGGCCTTGTATTCCTCTTTCGAGAGATAGGGCCGGTCATATTCCGGCGCATCGGCGGCGAGCGGCCCCAGCGGGATGTCGCACACGACTTCGCCGCCGAATTCCAGCACCATGTGCTGCGTATCGGTCACCTCGCCAATGACGGCGAAATCCAGTTCCCATTTTTCGAAGATGGCAGCGGCCATGTCTTCCTTGCCGGGTTTCAGCACCATGAGCATTCGCTCCTGGCTTTCCGACAGCATCATCTCGTAGGGCGTCATGCCCTCTTCGCGGCAGGGCACCTTGTCCATGTCGAGCCGGATGCCCGCCTTGCCATTGGTTGCCATCTCGACGCTGGAGCTGGTCAGGCCGGCCGCGCCCATGTCCTGGATCGCGACGATCGCATCGGTCGCCATCAGTTCCAGGCACGCCTCGATCAGCAGCTTCTCGGTAAAGGGATCGCCGACCTGAACCGTGGGGCGCTTCGCCTCGGCATCTTCCTCGAAATCGGCGCTGGCCATGGTCGCGCCGTGAATGCCGTCGCGTCCGGTCTTGGACCCGACATAGACGATCGGGTTCCCGACGCCGGTCGCGGCGCTGTAGAAGATCTTGTCCGCATCCGCGACGCCCACCGTCATCGCGTTGACGAGGATGTTGCCGTCATAGGCGGGATGGAAATTCGTCTCGCCCGCAACGGTCGGCACGCCGACGCAATTGCCGTAGCCTCCGATGCCAGCGACCACGCCCTGCACCAGGTGCTTCATCTTTGGATGGTCGGGCCGTCCGAAGCGCAGCGCGTTGGCATTCGCCACGGGCCGTGCGCCCATGGTGAAGACATCGCGCAAGATGCCGCCGACGCCGGTCGCCGCGCCCTGATAGGGTTCGATATAGCTCGGGTGGTTGTGGCTCTCCATCTTGAAGATGGCGGCCTGACCATCGCCAATGTCGATCACGCCCGCATTCTCGCCCGGGCCGCAGATCACCCACGGCGCCTCGGTCGGCAGCTTCTTCAGGTGCAGGCGCGAGGATTTGTAGGAGCAGTGTTCGCTCCACATCACGGAAAAGATGCCCAGTTCCACGAGGTTCGGCTCGCGGCCCAGACCGCTGAGGACGCGTTCGTATTCCTCGGGGCTGAGCCCGTGCTGCTCTATGATTTCGGGGGTGATCGAGTCGGTATGTGTCGCCATGCCTCGCGCGTTAGCGCCGCAGGCTCGTGACTGCCAGTCCGACCTCGCGTTTATGCCACCGCGTCGCGCCGACCCATGCCGCCAGCAGCGTCGCGACAAGGAACGCGGCCAGTGCCGACAGATAGAAGGCGGGGCCGGCGGTCTCCGGCTCCGGACCGAACCAGTTGATCGCCTGCATGGCGAGCATGACGCCAAGCAGGACCAAAGGCGGCACGAGCGGCCCCTTCGTGCGGCGCATGAAATAGATGAAGCTGCCCAGGATCAGCGCCAGTTCCAACGGAATGGCAGCCCATGGGTAGTTCCACAGGCCGAAACCGAACTTGTCCTCCCCTCCGGCCAGCGTCAGGTCCGGGCGGTGGGTCACGAGGTCCAGCACCCAGTGCGACAGGACGACGAGGAAACCGATCAGGGCGGGCACGACATCGCGCCACTTGACCAGCAGGAACGCTGCGAAGGCGAGGCCCCAGACCGCCGTTCCCAGCAGGCTGTGCGTATAGGGCATGAAATAGAGATCGAGCGGGTTCATCGCAGTTATCCCGGGCACGATCCGCATCGCCTCCACGCCGATTGCCGCGAAGGCGAAGAATCCCCAGTCGACCAGTTGCGCCCCGACGAAAAGCGTCAAGAGTTTCGGCGCGCGGCGCGAAGATGCTGCGGCGATGAATGCCGCGGAGAAATGACCGATGAAAATGACCGCCCCCCGGTAGCCCTGCTGTCAGGGCATCAGGTAAAGCGCAGAGTTACCCACGTGGCAAGGGCGGCGGCGCTCGCCGTGGCGAAGGCGCCCCATGCGATGTCCGCCACGGTCACCGTGGTCGACCACTGTTTCAGCACCGCCTGGCTGGTCAGGTCGTAGGTCGCGTAGCACAGCCCGCCCAAGAGGGCGCCGTTCAGGGCGGCAGTGCCGACCGATCCTGCAGCCAGCCCCGGACGGATCGCAAACCAGATCATGCCGGCGATGTAGATCACGTAGAAAATCCCGGCCGGCACGCCGCGGAAACTTTCCGCCATGACCGCGCCGATACGGGGACGGTAGAAATTGGGTCCGGCCCAGCCGAGCCAGAGCGCATCGAGTATGCCGAAAGCGATTGCGGCTGCGATATAGGCGATGATCCACTGCATGATCGAAATTCCCTGTTGCCCCGAGCCTTTGCACGCCTTGACCGCGGACTGGCGCACGGTCAAAGCTTCCGGCCATGCAAGAAGGAACCACAGACCAGGCTTCCCGTTCCGCCACTGCGGAGCAGCCACCGATTTCCGACCTTTCTTTTGAGCAGGCGCTGGCAGCCCTTGAAAAGGTCGTGCGGCAGCTGGAAAGCGGCGATGTCCCGCTCGACGAATCGATCACGCTCTACGAACGGGGCGAGGATCTTCGCAAGGCATGCCAGGCGCGGCTCGACGCGGCACAGGCGCGGATCGAGGCGATCGTACAGGATGCCGAGGGCAACGCTACCGGCACGCGTCCCTTCGACGGCAATGCTCCTGCGTGAGCGCGGCGATGGAATTGGTCGATTCCTCCACCACGAAGCTGGATAGCGCCTTCACCCGCATACAGCGCGACGTCGACGCGGTGTTCGCTGCACTGCTGCCGCTGCCGGAGGATACCCGCCGCCCCCTGTTCGAGGCGATGCGGTACAGTGCGATGGACGGGGGCAAGCGGGTGCGCCCGCTGCTGCTGGTCGCGACGGCGGAGATGCTGGGCGTCGCACGAGATCCGGCCCTGCGCGCAGGCTGCGCGGTCGAGGCGATCCATGCCTATTCGCTGATCCATGACGACCTGCCCTGCATGGACGATGATGCCTTGCGCCGCGGCAAGCCGACGCTGCACCGGGCTTTCGACGAAGCGACGGCGGTCCTTGCAGGCGACAGCCTCCACGCGCTGGCCTTCGAAATCCTGACCGATCCGGCGACGACAAGCGATCCTTTCACCATGGCGCAGCTGGTGCGCACGCTGGCCACCGCGTCGGGGATGAACGGCATGGCGGGCGGACAGGTGATGGACATGGCCGCCGACAGCGCGACCTACGACCTGCCGACGATCACACGGCTGCAACAACTCAAGACCGGCGCGCTGCTGGCGGCGAGCGTCGAAATGGGCGCCATCCTCGCCAAGCTTCCGCCGGAAGGGCGCGGCCCGCTCAGGGCCTATGCGCGCGATATCGGCCTCGCCTTCCAGATCGCGGACGACCTGCTGGACGTCGAAGGCGATGCGGAAACGGTCGGCAAGGCGGTGGGCAAGGACAGCGAGCAGGGCAAGCAGACCTTCGTGACCCTGATGGGCGTGGAGGGGGCTCGAAACCAGTCGCGTGCGCTGGTCGAACAGGCAGCCGGGCATCTTGCCCAGTATGGCGAGGACGCGGACCTGCTGGTCGCCCTTGCAAGGTTTATCGTGGAGAGGGATCGTTGAGCGTACAGACCGACAAGCGGATCGGGGTCTATCCCGGCACTTTCGATCCGATCACGCGCGGCCACCGCGACATCATCCGCCGCGGGGCGAAACTGGTCGACGAACTGATCATCGGCGTCACCACGAACCCGTCCAAGAACCCCATGTTCACGCCGGAAGAGCGCATGAAGATGGTAACGGCCGAACTGG
This is a stretch of genomic DNA from Erythrobacteraceae bacterium WH01K. It encodes these proteins:
- the serB gene encoding phosphoserine phosphatase SerB, whose translation is MPIARLIADPAALESGLDGLTLALGEAGMPVAHAAMLEFNGEVLQVEMASCDPGAFRRLVDEHLGATDGLVADEFSDLPRLFVSDMDSTMIGQECIDELADFAGLKEKVAAITERAMQGELDFESALKERVGLLAGLEETAIRRCLDERIEPTPGARTLVMTLRAKGCRTVLVTGGFHHFADPVAEMLGFERVVGNRLGVEGGKLTGGLAGPVVDSSVKEATLRSEMALLGDNAIAMSAGDGANDIPMIEASDYGMAYRAKPKARDAANGWIDRGDLTSVLALLDIPVADWVGG
- a CDS encoding Coq4 family protein, with amino-acid sequence MTFQQTIEPGHRPGPVPGLECARDGTLLRDPARPVPKYSLPRAMHHFRELLKDKEDTSHVFRIFESLPSKKFMPRVRSLTLSDHGERLRREEPSLVLILDDHESLRQLPKGSVAQAYCDFMEHEGLSAAGLAAEAEKLGNPSYGDLTEWFALRSRDTHDLMHVLTGYGRDALGEQCVLLFTYGQSPSHGHLLIGYAGAVNIRKTVNSRAPVFKACRQAQRTGRSCPPLVEMPIRELLAMDLQDARQRLNIPQPTWYQECHRIWRAEGIDPYDLLGKQAMAAQAA
- a CDS encoding nitroreductase family protein, whose protein sequence is MKDHASLPYSLPAMPDEERIARAGAMREKLASRRSCRYFSDAPVPRDIIEQAILAAGSAPNGANHQPWHFTVIASPGKKRAIREAAEAEERRFYGENCGDPKASEEWLSALAPIGTDAQKPFLETAPYLIAVFAQRKGGIEEDGQTQNYYVNESVGIACGMLIATLHEAGLATLTHTPSPMGFLRELCGRPEHEKPLMIVVAGLPAEGATVPVHAVRKKPLEQISSWL
- a CDS encoding DUF3052 family protein, whose protein sequence is MTAPSSEAPLAKRLNLRDGQRCWFDGMPADVQDEIDEYALELTFVASPDEGVDAAHIFVTCPVSLTSKLADLRGEIAGDGQVWVSWPREGSPQECEVDETSVREAGEKAGFVATKGCEIGDDWSALKFVIPKDER
- the purL gene encoding phosphoribosylformylglycinamidine synthase subunit PurL, producing the protein MATHTDSITPEIIEQHGLSPEEYERVLSGLGREPNLVELGIFSVMWSEHCSYKSSRLHLKKLPTEAPWVICGPGENAGVIDIGDGQAAIFKMESHNHPSYIEPYQGAATGVGGILRDVFTMGARPVANANALRFGRPDHPKMKHLVQGVVAGIGGYGNCVGVPTVAGETNFHPAYDGNILVNAMTVGVADADKIFYSAATGVGNPIVYVGSKTGRDGIHGATMASADFEEDAEAKRPTVQVGDPFTEKLLIEACLELMATDAIVAIQDMGAAGLTSSSVEMATNGKAGIRLDMDKVPCREEGMTPYEMMLSESQERMLMVLKPGKEDMAAAIFEKWELDFAVIGEVTDTQHMVLEFGGEVVCDIPLGPLAADAPEYDRPYLSKEEYKAWAGVKPLDGVPESTDVAADLLKLMGSPALASRGWIARQYDSQVGADTLQTGGDAGVVRVHGTKKALAITTDCTPRYVHADPYEGGKQAIAEAFRNLCAVGARPLAVTNCLNFANPQRPEIMAQLVHALEGMGDACRLLDFPIVSGNVSLYNESKATGGGSAILPTPAIGGVGLIDDYADMMTMGFKNEGDTLYLVGPEFWAKPDPTRSHLGKSLWLKEIHGRDEGRTPPTDLVIERNAGEIVRELIADGLVNAVHDLSDGGLAVALAEMALASGLGAEVEGNPDYTPAQWWFGEDQARYVVCVPDTEALNAALAKGTRDSETAQIGFRRIGTVGGDNVLGASLADLKEAHEAFFRDWMEA
- a CDS encoding DUF2177 family protein, yielding MQWIIAYIAAAIAFGILDALWLGWAGPNFYRPRIGAVMAESFRGVPAGIFYVIYIAGMIWFAIRPGLAAGSVGTAALNGALLGGLCYATYDLTSQAVLKQWSTTVTVADIAWGAFATASAAALATWVTLRFT
- a CDS encoding exodeoxyribonuclease VII small subunit: MQEGTTDQASRSATAEQPPISDLSFEQALAALEKVVRQLESGDVPLDESITLYERGEDLRKACQARLDAAQARIEAIVQDAEGNATGTRPFDGNAPA
- a CDS encoding polyprenyl synthetase family protein: MELVDSSTTKLDSAFTRIQRDVDAVFAALLPLPEDTRRPLFEAMRYSAMDGGKRVRPLLLVATAEMLGVARDPALRAGCAVEAIHAYSLIHDDLPCMDDDALRRGKPTLHRAFDEATAVLAGDSLHALAFEILTDPATTSDPFTMAQLVRTLATASGMNGMAGGQVMDMAADSATYDLPTITRLQQLKTGALLAASVEMGAILAKLPPEGRGPLRAYARDIGLAFQIADDLLDVEGDAETVGKAVGKDSEQGKQTFVTLMGVEGARNQSRALVEQAAGHLAQYGEDADLLVALARFIVERDR